DNA sequence from the Burkholderia pyrrocinia genome:
TCGAATTCCGCGTCGCCGATCGGATAGGCGATCACCAGATGGCGTTCGCACGCCTGCGTGATTTGCGTGACGAGACGCTCCAGCGCGATCGCCCACTGAACGTCGAACGGTGCGTCTTCGGGCGCATCGTGATCGTCGCCGTCGATGAAGCGCGCATCGGGCAGCGTGCGCGCGAGTGCGCGGCCGATCGTCGTCTTGCCGCTGTTGATCGGCCCGTTCAGGTGGATGACGGTGAGGGCAGTCATAAGGAAAGGCGGAAGTCGAACGACTCGCAGCTTGCCATGATCGGTGCGGCGTTGCAGTGCCGTTTGCGCGAGGCGCAGCGTCGAGCGATTGCGGAGGGAAAGCGAAAAAGCGGGGAGAGGCGGAAGGAGCGGCAGGCTGCGTGCGTGATGATCGGTACACGCAGCCTGCCCGGCCGTGCCGCATTCAGCGATGCGGCACGGCGTCGAACGAAGCGACTTACTTGTCGTCGCCCTTGATCTGCGGCAGCGCCGACGATTCACCCGGCGTGAGCAGGCCGACTTGCGTATAAACGCGCAGCTTGTCGCGCGTATCGGTGATGTCGAGGTTGCGCATCGTCAGCTGGCCGATCCGGTCGCGCGGCGAGAACGTCGACGCCACTTTCTCCATCGACAGGCGTTCCGGCTGGTACGTGAGGTTCGGCGACTTCGTGCTCAGGATCGAGTAGTCGTTGCCGCGGCGCAGTTCGATCTTCACTTCGCCGGTGATCGCACGGGCGACCCAGCGTTGCGCGGTTTCGCGCAGCATGATCGCCTGCGGATCGAACCAGCGGCCCTGGTACAGCAGGCGGCCGAGGCGGCGACCGTTCTCGCGGTACTGCTCGATCGTGTCTTCGTTGTGGATGCCGGTGACGAGACGCTCGTACGCGATGTACAGCAGCGCGAGGCCCGGGGCTTCGTAGATGCCGCGGCTCTTCGCCTCGATGATCCGGTTCTCGATCTGGTCGCTCATGCCGAGGCCGTGGCGGCCGCCGATGCGGTTCGCTTCCAGCAGCAGCTCGACCTGATCCTTGAACTCGACGCCGTTCAGCGCGACCGGCTGGCCGGCTTCGAAGCGCACCGTCACTTCTTCCGCGGCGATCTTCACGTCGTCGCGCCAGAACGCGACGCCCATGATCGGGTTCACGATCTTGATGCCGCTTTCGAGGCTTTCCAGATCCTTCGCCTCATGCGTCGCGCCGAGCAGGTTCGAATCGGTCGAATACGCCTTCTCGGCCGACATCTTGTACGCGAAGCCGGCCTGGTTCATGAATTCGGACATTTCGGCGCGGCCGCCGAGCTCGTCGATGAAGGTCTGGTCGAGCCACGGCTTGTAGATCTTCAGGTCCGGGTTCACGAGCAGGCCGTAGCGGTAGAAGCGCTCGATGTCGTTGCCCTTGTACGTGCTGCCGTCGCCCCAGATGTTGACGCCGTCTTCCTTCATCGCGGCGACGAGCATCGTGCCCGTCACGGCGCGGCCGATCGGCGTCGTGTTGAAGTACGTGACGCCGGCCGTCGTGATGTGGAACGCGCCGCTTTGCAGTGCTGCGATGCCTTCGGCGACGAGCTGCGCGCGGCAGTCGATCAGGCGGGCGCCGGCTGCGCCGTATTCGATCGCACGCTTCGGGATCGCGTCGTAATCGT
Encoded proteins:
- the argG gene encoding argininosuccinate synthase, giving the protein MSTILESLPTGQKVGIAFSGGLDTSAALHWMKLKGAVPYAYTANLGQPDEDDYDAIPKRAIEYGAAGARLIDCRAQLVAEGIAALQSGAFHITTAGVTYFNTTPIGRAVTGTMLVAAMKEDGVNIWGDGSTYKGNDIERFYRYGLLVNPDLKIYKPWLDQTFIDELGGRAEMSEFMNQAGFAYKMSAEKAYSTDSNLLGATHEAKDLESLESGIKIVNPIMGVAFWRDDVKIAAEEVTVRFEAGQPVALNGVEFKDQVELLLEANRIGGRHGLGMSDQIENRIIEAKSRGIYEAPGLALLYIAYERLVTGIHNEDTIEQYRENGRRLGRLLYQGRWFDPQAIMLRETAQRWVARAITGEVKIELRRGNDYSILSTKSPNLTYQPERLSMEKVASTFSPRDRIGQLTMRNLDITDTRDKLRVYTQVGLLTPGESSALPQIKGDDK